The Bacteroides ovatus genomic interval CGGCTTGCATAGCCGCCGGGAAAGGCTCGACTATTACTTTGTTGAACAGATAATCAATGGTAAAAAGGAATCAAACCGGTACCTGGACTTCTCAAAGGCACATCATTTCGGATTCACTTATGACTGGAATATCAATCAGAGCCTACATCTGAAAATAGAACCCTATTATCAATACTTGTTCCACATACCGGTTGAGGAAAACTCCTCCTTTTCGATTATCAATTATGAAGAATTCTATTTAGACCGCATATTGACAAACACCGGAATAGCCAAAAACTATGGAATAGATATAACACTGGAACAATACATGAAAAACGGCTTCTACTATATGATTACAGCTTCATTATTCAAATCGAAATATAGGGGAGGAGACCGTATCTGGCGAAATACGAGACTGGATAAAAGTTTTTTAGTGAACCTGCTCGCCGGAAAAGAATGGATGGTTGGCAGACTCAAACAGAATGTATTAAGTGTAAACGGCCGTCTGTTCTTTCAGGGAGGAGGACGCTATACACCTGTGGATGAAGAAAAAAGTCAGGAAGAAAAAGACATCGTTTTTGACGAGAGCAAAGCATATACTAAACGATTCAATCCATCTATAAACGGTGATGTTTCGATCAGCTTCCGGATCAATAAGAAAAGAGTATCCCACGAGTTTTCTCTGAAAATACTGAATGTGGGTATGCGCACCGGAATGCATTTCTATCAATACAATGAAAGAACGAGTGTAGTAGAAGAAAAAGACGGAGCGGGTCTGATTCCGAACATCAGCTACAAAATTTATTTCTAAATAACTGAACAAGAAAAGGGTTTGTTCACACAATAGACTGACACCCAACAGGCAACTGCTTTCAGTAATTATGGTATAACAATCTGTAATATATATACTAACAAGCTCTCTGAATACCTGTATATTTGCTGCGTGAAATAATTTAGTTATGAATTATATGCGTATCATATTCAAGAAATTCAAAGCACGTATGATTGTAGGATGTATATTAGCTGTAATAGCATTGCTGGCGGTGTCAGTCATTGTTTTTATCAATCAAGCCAGTTTCGGCAGAACTCCCCGTGGGGAACGGCTGGAAAGAGTCATGAAATCTCCTAATTACAGAAACGGAGAATTTAAAAATCAGCATGAAACTCTATTGATGACTTCCGACAGGGGACGTTTTAGCGGAATCTGGGAGTTCATTTTCAGAAAGATAGACGGTTTGCGCCCCGAACAGGCTGTCAAAGCAATAAAAACAGATTTACGCAAGATTGGCCGTAATGAAGAAATATTGGTATGGTTCGGACATTCATCTTACCTGATTCAAACGGGAGGAAAGCGAATATTGGTTGACCCGGTATTTTGTATGGCTTCTCCCGTATCTTTTGTCAACAAGCCATTCAAAGGTACGGAACTTTATACACCGGATGATATGCCGGACATTGATTATCTCGTGATTAGTCACGATCATTGGGATCATTTGGATTACAACACAGTCAAAAAATTAAAAGACCGGATTGGAGCAGTGATTTGTCCGTTGGGTGTTGGCGAACATTTCGAATATTGGGGATTTGATAAAGAGCGTCTGATAGAACTTGACTGGAATGAAGACGCAAACCTCGTTCCGGGCTTTATGATACATTGTTTGCCTGCCCGTCATTTCTCCGGTCGCAGACTTACTGCCAACCAGTCACTTTGGGCTTCTTTCCTGCTAGAAGCTCCTTCACAAAAGATATACATTGGCGGAGACGGAGGATATGATACGCATTATGCAGAAATAGGCAACCGGTTCCCCGGCATCGACCTCGCAATTCTTGAAAACGGGCAATACAACGAAGAGTGGAGCTTAATTCATCTGATGCCCCAATATATGGCACAGACGGCCAGAGATTTAAAAGCGAAAAGAGTTCTGACCGTACATCATTCTAAATATGCGTTGGCCAAACATCGTTGGGATGAACCTCTCAAAAATGCAGAAGAGATGAAGAATAAAGATTCTCTGAATGTATTGATTCCGGAGATTGGAGAGGTCGTGGCATTAGAAAAATAGTGTTTTACCCAATCGGCTAAAGGTTTTCCCGTCTGTTATCAGTGAAATTGGTAAAACATTCTGTAATTTGTATAGTTGAAAAACAAATTTCCCTGATTAACTTTGCAAAGTTGAAATATAGATGGTTCAATCCTGACAGTTTTAGACATTTAGATATAACTACTATAAATTGAAAATTAATTAGTTTATGCTACGTACTATCAGACTTACAACCGCCATTGTGTGCTTTACACTTATTACCCTGCTCTTTCTCGACTTCACGGGTACATTGCACACATGGTTCGGATGGTTGGCGAAAATTCAATTTCTGCCGGCTTTATTAGCCTTGAACATAGGTGTCGTATTGTTTTTAGTTGTACTTACATTCCTGTTCGGACGTATCTACTGCTCTGTTATTTGTCCGTTGGGAGTGTTTCAGGACATTGTTTCGTGGGTATCCGGCAAACAAAAGAAAAACCGGTTCCGTTATTCACCAGCAATGAAATGGTTGCGGTATGGCGTTTTAGGAGTATTCATTATTATGATGGTTGCAGGATTGAACTCTTTGGCTATCTTGCTGGCACCGTATAGTGCTTATGGCCGGATAGCTTCCAGTCTTTTTGCACCGGTCTGGCAATGGGGAAACAACCTGTTGGCGTACTTCGCCGAACGAGTGGATAGTTATGCTTTTTATGAGGTAGATGTATGGATAAAGAGTCTTTCGACGATGCTGATTGCCATTGTTACCCTTGTTGTTCTTTTCATTCTGGCGTGGCGCAACGGACGAACCTATTGTAATACGATCTGCCCCGTAGGTACTGTATTAGGGTTTATATCCAAATATGCGATATTCAAACCGGTAATTGATACTTCCAAATGCAATAGTTGCGGTTTGTGTGCCCGCAATTGCAAAGCATCGTGTATTAATCCGAAAGCTCATGAAATAGATTATAGCCGTTGTGTGACTTGTATGGATTGCATCGGAAAGTGTAAGCATGGAGCCATTACATACACAAGACGGAAACCTAAGAACGAAACAGCTACGAGCGAAGATACGAAAGCAAAGTCTGTCACTACTGAACAGGTAGACAATGCCCGTCGTAGCTTCCTTTCAGCATCGGCCATTTTTGCAACAACTTCTGTACTGAAAGCACAAGAGAAAAAAGTAGACGGAGGATTGGCTACTATCGAAGATAAAAAGATTCCCCAAAGAGAAAACCCTATCTATCCTCCCGGTGCTTTAAGCGCACGCAATTTCACTCAACATTGCACAGCCTGCCAATTATGTGTCTCTGTTTGTCCCAACCAGGTATTGCGCCCATCGGACAACCTATTGACATTGATGCAACCGGAAATATCATACGAACGTGGATATTGCCGTCCCGAATGTACTAAATGTTCGGAAGTTTGTCCTGCCGGTGCTATTCATCTCACCAGTCTTGCCGAGAAATCAGCTATTCAGATCGGACATGCCGTATGGATTAAAGAGAACTGTGTACCTTTGACAGATGGAATGGAATGTGGCAACTGTGCCCGCCATTGTCCGACAGGTGCCATACAGATGGTAGCTTCCGATCCTGAAAAAACAGATTCTCCAAAGATTCCGGTAGTAAATGTAGAAAAATGTATCGGTTGTGGGGCGTGTGAGAACCTTTGTCCGTCCCGTCCTTTCAGCGCCATTTATGTGACAGGACATCAGATGCATAGAATTATTTGATCTAAATCAGTATAAGATTATGGAAGATAAAAATAAGAAAGATATAAATAGAAGAGATTTTATTAAGATTGTAGGTATCAGTGCAGCCACATCGACAGGTCTGTTATACGGATGCTCTTCAAAGGGGACTACTTCTGCAAGTAGCGCAACAGGAGAAGGAGAGGTGCCCACCGATAAAATGACTTACCGCACATCTCCAACCACCGGTGACCGTGTTTCACTTTTGGGATATGGTTGTATGCGTTGGCCGCTCAAACCTGCTCCCGATGGTAATGGTGAAGTTATCGACCAGGATGCCGTAAACGGATTGGTAGATTATGCAATCGCTCATGGAGTGAACTATTTCGATACATCTCCGGCATATGTACAAGGCTTTTCCGAAAAGGCAACAGGTATTGCATTGAGTCGCCATCCCCGTGATAAATATTACATCGCTACCAAATTGTCTAATTTCTCTCCTGATACGTGGTCTCGCGAAGCCTCACTCAAAATGTACCACAAATCATTCACGGAGCTACAAGTCGACTACATTGATTATATGTTGCTCCACGGCATCGGCATGGGAGGAATGGAAGCCCTTAAAGGACGCTACCTGGATAACGGAATACTTGATTTTCTGGTTAAAGAGCGTGAAGCCGGACGCATCCGGAATCTCGGATTTTCTTACCATGGTGACATTGAAGTATATGATTATCTGCTCTCACGACACGATGAATTTAAATGGGATTTTGTACAAATACAGCTCAATTATGTAGACTGGAAACATGCCAAAGAGACCAATACTCGAAATACGGATGCGGAATATCTCTATGGCGAACTGGCCAAACGGGGGATTCCTGCCATCATTATGGAACCACTTTTGGGAGGACGTCTATCCAAATTGAACGATAATCTGGTGGCACGGCTCAAACAACGTCGTCCGGAAAGCAGTGTCGCTTCCTGGGCTTTCCGTTTTGCCGGTTCATTCCCGGATATTCTGACTGTATTAAGCGGCATGACTTATATGGAGCATCTGCAGGATAATCTTCGCACTTATTCTCCTTTGGAGCCATTGACAGATGAAGAAAAAGAATTCCTCGAAGAAACGGCACAATTAATGCTGAAATATCCTACCATCCCTTGCAACGACTGCAAATACTGTATGCCATGTCCGTATGGACTGGATATACCTGCTGTATTGTTACATTACAACCGTTGTGTCAATGAAGGTAATGTCGCCAGAAGCGGACAGGATGAAAATTATGCGAAAGCCCGGCGCGCTTTTCTTGTCGGATATGACCGTAGCGTGCCCAAACTTCGACAGGCAAGCCATTGCATCGGTTGTAATCAGTGTGTGGCTCATTGCCCGCAAAATATTGATATTCCGAAAGAACTGCACCGGATCGACCAGTTTGTAGAACAATTGAAACAAGGTACTTTATAAAAGAAACGATGGAAAAATTAATCAATCTATTACATACGGGAGGATACTCCTGTACCATTGCCAACGGAGGAAAAATCCGCACTTTCACTCAACGTGGCGTAGCCGATCTCTATGATTTGCTAACACAGGAACCGGAGTTTCTTAAAGGAGCTTTGATTGCTGATAAAGTGGTTGGCAAGGGAGCTGCCGCCCTGATGATTCTGGGTGGTATAAAAGAATTATATACGGATATTATCAGTACCAAGGCTTTGGAGCTATTCCGGAAATCAGATGTGAAAGTCGATTTTGCGCAGGAAGTTGCTTTTATCTGGAACCGTAACCATACAGGAGGATGTCCTGTAGAGACAATGTGCAGTGAAGTGGAATCAGCAGAAGAAATATTACCACTGATCCGCGATTTTCTGGAAAAGATCAGAAATAAGAAGTAAAAAGAAGAAACTTGAAACACGAAATAAAGTATGAGAAGAAATACAGCTTGTTTATTCCTGTTCGGTAGCTTGCTTTCCCTCTCGGGAATGACACATACTAAAAAGGATAGCATACAGGCCGGAAGAAATTATATGATTGATGAAGTCGTAGTCACCGGAACACGTAATGAAACCGATGTGCGTCATCTTCCGATGACCATTTCCGTAGTCGGCAGGCAACAAATTGAGAAAAGATATGAGCCTTCTCTTTTGCCGTTGTTAACGGAGCAGGTACCGGGATTATTCACTACCAGTCGTGGCATCATGGGATATGGCGTATCTACCGGAGCTGCAGGTGGCATGAGCTTGCGTGGTATCGGTGGTAGTCCGACAGCGGGATTATTGGTACTGATTGACGGTCATCCCCAGTACATGGGGTTGATGGGACATCCGATAGCGGATGCTTATCAATCTATGATGGCAGAGAAAGTGGAAGTTTTACGTGGTCCTGCATCTGTACTTTATGGTTCGAATGCCATGGGTGGTGTGATTAATATTGTTACCCGTCGGCAACAGGAAGAAGGTGTGAAGACGAATATGCAAGTTGGGTACGGTTCATATAACACGTTGCAGACTGAATTTTCCAACCGTGTCAAGAAGGGACGTTTCAGTAGCGTCGTAACCGGATCATATAATCGTACAGATGGACATCGTCCCGATATGGGGTTCGAGCAATATGGTGGATACGCAAAGTTAGGTTATGATATCAGTTCTTTCTGGAAAGTATGGGGAGATGTGAATGTAACCCATTTTAATGCTTCCAATCCGGGGACTATCCAAGTACCACTGATTGACAACGATTCTCGTATCACTCGTGGAATGACATCGTTCGCTTTGGAAAATCATTATGAAAAGACTTCAGGAGGTTTGAGCTTTTTCTATAACTGGGGACGGCATAAAATCAATGATGGCTATCAGATAGGAAAAGAACCGCAAAAATCACATTTCAACTCTAAAGACAAAATGCTGGGTGTATCATGGTATCAGAGTGCCACTTTCTTTACCGGTAATCGTTTGACCGTAGGATTTGATTATCAACACTTCGGAGGTGAATCATGGAACAAAGTACTGGCTACGGGTGAACATACTCCGGGAGTAGACAAGCAAATGGATGAGTTTGCCGGATACGTTGATTTCCGTCAGGATATCAGCAGTTGGTTCTCACTGGACGCAGGTATTCGTGTAGACCACCATTCACACGTAGGTACAGAATGGATTCCACAAGGCGGACTGGCTTTTCATTTACCCAAGAATGCAGAACTTAAAGCAATGGTCAGCAAAGGATACCGTAATCCAACCATTCGTGAGATGTATATGTTTCCTCCTGCCAACCCGGAATTGAAACCGGAAAAACTAATCAACTATGAACTTTCCTATTCACAACGTCTGCTGGAAGGGGTATTGTCCTATGGAATCAGCCTTTACTATATCAATGGCGACAATCTGATTATGTCAAACGGACTCTTTCCTCCATTGAATATCAATTCCGGAGAGATAGAGAATTGGGGAGTTGAAACGAATATAGGCTACCACATCAATTCACACTGGAATGTGAACGCCAATTATAGCTGGTTGCACATGGAGAATCCCGTTCTTGCTGCCCCCGAACATAAATTGTATGCAGGGGCGGACTATACTTCCGGACGTTGGAGTATATCGACTGGAGTACAATATGTGAAAGGACTTTATACTTCTGTTGTAAAGGGTAGCGAGCAACAGGATCATTTTGTTTTATGGAATCTTCGTGGGAATTATCGTGTCTGCCGTTTCGCTAACCTCTTCATAAAAGGAGAGAACCTGCTGGCACAGCGTTATGAAATAAATGCAGGTTATCCCATGCCCAAAGCTACGTTTATGGGTGGTATTAATTTGAACTTTTAAATAATAAAATGATATGGAATCAACTACTGTAAAACTCTATTCGCTGAATTACGGCAATGTGAGAACTTATCTGGCAGCCTCGTTATTCATCGTTGGCAACATCCTTTTTCCCCAATTTTTTCATCTCATACCGCAAGGAGGAATAACCTGGCTGCCTATCTATTTCTTCACACTGATCGGAGCTTATAAGTACGGATGGAAAGTCGGTCTGCTGACTGCTGTTCTTTCCCCTATTATCAACTCCTCACTTTTTGGTATGCCGATGCCGGTGGTGCTGCCTGCTATTTTATTAAAGTCCGTATTGCTCGCCATTGCTGCCGGTTGGGCCGCACAACGTTTCGGACGTATCTCCATCCCGGTATTGGTTGGCGTAGTACTTACCTATCAAGTTGTAGGGACATTGGGAGAGTGGATGTATATAGGAAATTTCTACAATGCCATTCAGGATTTCCGCATTGGAATTCCCGGAATGTGCCTGCAAGTATTCGGAGGTTATTTATTCATTAGATATTTGATTCGCAAATAACTTCCTTATCAATAACCGCTTTTCCCTGAAAAGAGTTATAAGCCTTGAAAAAGAAAGTTCTCCTCTGTTATAGATACCCATAACAGAGGAGAACTTTTTTAAATACAACGTATCTATTCGCTTTTTATTTATCAATCTTCTTCGTCATCTTCCAGTTCAGCAGAGGGATTGCCTCCTTCTTTAGCATACCTGCTCGGACTCATCTTATAGTATTTTTTGAATACTTCCCGAAAATATTTAGTTTCAGAGAATCCAACCATGTCTGAAATCTCATTAATAGCATATTCACCCTCTTTCAATAACTCGGTAGCACGTTTCAAACGCATCCCCCGAATAAACTCTGTCGGAGACTGTCCCGTCAATGCTTTCAATTTACAATAGAAACTGGTACGGCTCATGCCACTTGATTCACAGAGCACATTAACGGAAAATTCAGGGTTGTTTATATTCTCATCCACGATTTTCTTTACATTTGATATAAACTTCCAATCGAGGCTGTTAGTACCGTTTGCAGATGGAACCATTGATTTCGCTTCTATATCCAGATTGGCATATCTCATGCGCAACAGTTCCCGGTTTGCCAACAGATTAGCGATATTCGCCCGTAATATTTTCACGCTGAAAGGTTTGATGAGATATTCGTCCGCACCAATCGACAGTCCATCCAGAATATTATTTTCTTCTCCCAAAGCAGTGAGCAACAACACAGGAATATGTGAAATTTCAATATCACTTTTGATAGCCACACACAATTCATCTCCCCGCATCTCTGGCATCATGATATCAGAAAGAACCAGTTCCGGCCAATATTCTTTGATAATAATCAATGCTTCCTTTCCGTTAGCGCAAGCTTGTACATTATATATAGAAGACAATGAACTGACCAGATAGGAGCGTAGCTCATCATTGTCTTCTACAACAAGAATCCGTCGTAAATTTGGATCATCTATCGTAGCGGTTGTCTTTGCCGGTACATTCGGAGCGGGCAGTACAGGAGCCAACGCCTCAAATTTAGAAGATGCTTCGTCACTGATACTTTGAGAAGTCTTATTCTTTTTCGGAAAAACAATTTTGATTGTCGTACCTTGATGTTCGACACTATCTACACTAATTTTACCTCCATGAAGGCTCACCAGTTTTCCTACCAACATTAATCCGATACCACTACCCGTCACTTTAGAGTTAATAGCATTGCTGGCACGGAAATGAAGCTTGAACAACTTACTTTGTTCACTGGCAGGAATACCTATACCTGTATCCTTGATTATCACTTTCCATGAATCATTCGTATCGGACACGGAAATGCTGACCTTTCCATTTTCCGGAGTATATTTTAGCGAGTTCGATATTATATTCTTCAAAATAGAATCCATCTTCTCCTTATCAAACGATACATTCATATAGCTGAAAGTACTCTCGTATGTATATTCAATACGCCTAATGGCAGCATAAGAAGAGAATGAATTATATATTTCATTCATATAGGTATTCAACTCATACTCGGAAACACTCATTTTAGAGGAATATACAT includes:
- a CDS encoding MBL fold metallo-hydrolase, encoding MNYMRIIFKKFKARMIVGCILAVIALLAVSVIVFINQASFGRTPRGERLERVMKSPNYRNGEFKNQHETLLMTSDRGRFSGIWEFIFRKIDGLRPEQAVKAIKTDLRKIGRNEEILVWFGHSSYLIQTGGKRILVDPVFCMASPVSFVNKPFKGTELYTPDDMPDIDYLVISHDHWDHLDYNTVKKLKDRIGAVICPLGVGEHFEYWGFDKERLIELDWNEDANLVPGFMIHCLPARHFSGRRLTANQSLWASFLLEAPSQKIYIGGDGGYDTHYAEIGNRFPGIDLAILENGQYNEEWSLIHLMPQYMAQTARDLKAKRVLTVHHSKYALAKHRWDEPLKNAEEMKNKDSLNVLIPEIGEVVALEK
- a CDS encoding 4Fe-4S binding protein, which encodes MLRTIRLTTAIVCFTLITLLFLDFTGTLHTWFGWLAKIQFLPALLALNIGVVLFLVVLTFLFGRIYCSVICPLGVFQDIVSWVSGKQKKNRFRYSPAMKWLRYGVLGVFIIMMVAGLNSLAILLAPYSAYGRIASSLFAPVWQWGNNLLAYFAERVDSYAFYEVDVWIKSLSTMLIAIVTLVVLFILAWRNGRTYCNTICPVGTVLGFISKYAIFKPVIDTSKCNSCGLCARNCKASCINPKAHEIDYSRCVTCMDCIGKCKHGAITYTRRKPKNETATSEDTKAKSVTTEQVDNARRSFLSASAIFATTSVLKAQEKKVDGGLATIEDKKIPQRENPIYPPGALSARNFTQHCTACQLCVSVCPNQVLRPSDNLLTLMQPEISYERGYCRPECTKCSEVCPAGAIHLTSLAEKSAIQIGHAVWIKENCVPLTDGMECGNCARHCPTGAIQMVASDPEKTDSPKIPVVNVEKCIGCGACENLCPSRPFSAIYVTGHQMHRII
- a CDS encoding aldo/keto reductase, producing the protein MEDKNKKDINRRDFIKIVGISAATSTGLLYGCSSKGTTSASSATGEGEVPTDKMTYRTSPTTGDRVSLLGYGCMRWPLKPAPDGNGEVIDQDAVNGLVDYAIAHGVNYFDTSPAYVQGFSEKATGIALSRHPRDKYYIATKLSNFSPDTWSREASLKMYHKSFTELQVDYIDYMLLHGIGMGGMEALKGRYLDNGILDFLVKEREAGRIRNLGFSYHGDIEVYDYLLSRHDEFKWDFVQIQLNYVDWKHAKETNTRNTDAEYLYGELAKRGIPAIIMEPLLGGRLSKLNDNLVARLKQRRPESSVASWAFRFAGSFPDILTVLSGMTYMEHLQDNLRTYSPLEPLTDEEKEFLEETAQLMLKYPTIPCNDCKYCMPCPYGLDIPAVLLHYNRCVNEGNVARSGQDENYAKARRAFLVGYDRSVPKLRQASHCIGCNQCVAHCPQNIDIPKELHRIDQFVEQLKQGTL
- a CDS encoding DUF1893 domain-containing protein; this encodes MEKLINLLHTGGYSCTIANGGKIRTFTQRGVADLYDLLTQEPEFLKGALIADKVVGKGAAALMILGGIKELYTDIISTKALELFRKSDVKVDFAQEVAFIWNRNHTGGCPVETMCSEVESAEEILPLIRDFLEKIRNKK
- a CDS encoding TonB-dependent receptor yields the protein MRRNTACLFLFGSLLSLSGMTHTKKDSIQAGRNYMIDEVVVTGTRNETDVRHLPMTISVVGRQQIEKRYEPSLLPLLTEQVPGLFTTSRGIMGYGVSTGAAGGMSLRGIGGSPTAGLLVLIDGHPQYMGLMGHPIADAYQSMMAEKVEVLRGPASVLYGSNAMGGVINIVTRRQQEEGVKTNMQVGYGSYNTLQTEFSNRVKKGRFSSVVTGSYNRTDGHRPDMGFEQYGGYAKLGYDISSFWKVWGDVNVTHFNASNPGTIQVPLIDNDSRITRGMTSFALENHYEKTSGGLSFFYNWGRHKINDGYQIGKEPQKSHFNSKDKMLGVSWYQSATFFTGNRLTVGFDYQHFGGESWNKVLATGEHTPGVDKQMDEFAGYVDFRQDISSWFSLDAGIRVDHHSHVGTEWIPQGGLAFHLPKNAELKAMVSKGYRNPTIREMYMFPPANPELKPEKLINYELSYSQRLLEGVLSYGISLYYINGDNLIMSNGLFPPLNINSGEIENWGVETNIGYHINSHWNVNANYSWLHMENPVLAAPEHKLYAGADYTSGRWSISTGVQYVKGLYTSVVKGSEQQDHFVLWNLRGNYRVCRFANLFIKGENLLAQRYEINAGYPMPKATFMGGINLNF